A region of Streptomyces cinnamoneus DNA encodes the following proteins:
- a CDS encoding DUF2267 domain-containing protein has product MTLRREAFLDRVKERGEYDSRQEADRAARVVLALLGAHLVGEVRAHLAATLPEDFALILLNPLQSAEPLPPERFVRATAAWIDGATEQTAAWDVSAVLSTVADAAGEDLLHQILLQLPPGYELLFGRPQPT; this is encoded by the coding sequence GTGACCCTGCGACGCGAAGCGTTTCTTGATCGTGTGAAGGAACGCGGCGAGTACGACAGCCGGCAGGAAGCAGACCGCGCGGCCCGCGTGGTGCTCGCCCTCCTGGGCGCGCACCTGGTCGGCGAGGTACGCGCCCACTTGGCGGCGACCCTGCCGGAAGACTTCGCTCTGATCCTTCTCAACCCGCTGCAAAGTGCCGAACCGCTGCCACCGGAGCGGTTCGTGCGGGCGACGGCGGCCTGGATCGACGGGGCCACCGAGCAGACCGCGGCCTGGGACGTCAGCGCTGTCCTCAGCACGGTCGCCGACGCGGCCGGCGAGGACCTGCTCCACCAGATCCTGCTCCAGCTCCCCCCGGGCTACGAGCTGCTCTTCGGCCGCCCCCAGCCCACCTGA
- a CDS encoding LysE family translocator has product MVSAHSILAFAAMSLLVIVIPGPSVLFVIGRALAHGRRTALATVLGNLLGSYLLVIAVAWGLGALVETSAAVFTGVKLAGAAYLVYLGVQAFRHRKEMRAADMDAPAGERRGDLRTIADGILVGVTNPKGIVFFAAVLPQFVDHSAGHLPLQMMLLGLVPVAIGLITDTLWGLGASAARSWLARSDRRLSMVGAAGGFAMIGLGLTVAATGRAD; this is encoded by the coding sequence ATGGTGTCCGCGCACAGCATTCTCGCGTTCGCGGCAATGTCGCTCCTGGTGATCGTGATTCCCGGGCCCAGCGTCCTGTTCGTGATCGGCAGAGCCCTCGCGCACGGACGCCGTACGGCTCTCGCCACGGTCCTCGGCAATCTGCTCGGTTCCTACCTCCTGGTGATCGCGGTGGCGTGGGGCCTCGGCGCGCTTGTGGAGACCTCTGCGGCAGTGTTCACAGGCGTGAAGCTGGCAGGAGCGGCGTATCTCGTCTACCTGGGCGTCCAGGCGTTCCGCCACCGCAAGGAGATGCGCGCGGCGGACATGGACGCCCCGGCCGGGGAACGACGCGGTGATCTGCGCACGATCGCGGACGGAATCCTCGTCGGGGTCACCAACCCGAAGGGCATCGTCTTCTTCGCGGCCGTGCTGCCGCAGTTCGTCGACCACTCCGCGGGCCACCTCCCCCTCCAGATGATGCTGCTGGGCCTGGTCCCGGTCGCCATCGGTCTGATCACGGACACCCTGTGGGGCCTGGGTGCCTCGGCGGCCCGTTCCTGGTTGGCCCGCTCGGACCGCCGCCTGTCCATGGTCGGCGCGGCGGGCGGCTTCGCGATGATCGGCCTGGGCCTGACGGTGGCGGCCACAGGCCGCGCCGACTGA
- a CDS encoding Hsp20/alpha crystallin family protein — protein MLMRTDPFRELDRLAQQMMGPGTWSRPSAMAMDAYREGDEYVVAFDLPGVSAEAIDIDVERNMLTVKAERRPLAKADHVQMELSERPLGVFSRQIVLADTLDTEHIQADYDAGVLTLRIPIAERAKPRKISIGGESSRKEISG, from the coding sequence ATGTTGATGCGCACCGACCCCTTCCGTGAGCTCGACCGTCTGGCTCAGCAGATGATGGGGCCGGGCACCTGGTCCCGGCCCTCCGCGATGGCGATGGACGCCTACCGCGAGGGTGACGAGTACGTGGTGGCCTTCGACCTCCCCGGCGTCAGCGCGGAGGCGATCGACATCGACGTCGAACGGAACATGCTGACCGTCAAGGCCGAGCGCCGCCCCCTGGCGAAGGCCGACCACGTGCAGATGGAGCTGTCGGAGCGGCCGCTGGGCGTCTTCTCCCGCCAGATCGTGCTGGCCGACACGCTGGACACCGAGCACATCCAGGCCGACTACGACGCCGGGGTGCTCACCCTGCGCATCCCGATCGCCGAACGGGCCAAGCCCCGCAAGATCTCCATCGGCGGCGAGTCCTCCCGCAAGGAGATCTCCGGCTGA
- a CDS encoding DUF2267 domain-containing protein yields MLEKVRYEGAYPTRERAEEAVRLVVSGLGRQLTGDERVELAARLPFEAARILTAQIPDTQPLTGWAFVKDLAARTGATLGTTRWDTGSVLAAVAALAGPDLLTRILRQLPSGYALLFGRAELTQAA; encoded by the coding sequence ATGCTGGAGAAGGTCCGCTACGAAGGCGCCTACCCCACCCGGGAACGGGCCGAGGAAGCCGTCCGCTTGGTCGTTTCGGGACTCGGGCGCCAGCTGACCGGCGACGAACGCGTCGAACTGGCCGCCCGCCTGCCCTTCGAAGCCGCACGCATCCTCACCGCGCAGATCCCCGACACCCAGCCCCTCACCGGCTGGGCCTTCGTCAAAGACCTCGCCGCCCGCACCGGCGCCACCCTGGGCACCACCCGCTGGGACACCGGCTCCGTCCTCGCCGCCGTCGCGGCTCTGGCCGGCCCCGACCTGCTCACCCGCATCCTGCGCCAGCTCCCCTCCGGCTACGCGCTTCTGTTCGGCCGCGCCGAACTCACCCAGGCCGCCTGA
- a CDS encoding type III effector protein, translating to MTTLGQPASSHADAQSPASFLAAAAALEAIDSALRGAQHEPPDTLADGGTGPERALASLLLLRQIREELAGWETGLIETARHAGASWADLAHPLGVASRQAAERRYLRNRPGPAGTTAEQRVQATRERRAADRTLVTWARDNAADLRRIAGQITALTDLPTAARLPLSQLDAALAYDDPAALIHPLNAARPHLTTTHPDLAARLDTLTESATAPSATPD from the coding sequence ATGACAACACTCGGCCAGCCGGCCTCCTCCCACGCCGACGCCCAGAGTCCGGCCTCGTTCCTCGCCGCCGCGGCGGCCCTGGAGGCCATCGACAGTGCCCTCCGCGGCGCCCAGCACGAGCCCCCCGACACCCTCGCCGACGGCGGCACCGGCCCGGAGCGGGCCCTGGCCTCCCTCCTGCTGCTGCGGCAGATCCGTGAGGAGCTCGCCGGATGGGAAACCGGCCTGATCGAAACCGCCCGCCACGCAGGCGCCAGCTGGGCCGATCTCGCCCACCCCCTCGGTGTCGCCAGCCGCCAGGCCGCCGAACGCCGCTACCTGCGCAACCGGCCCGGCCCCGCCGGAACCACCGCTGAACAACGCGTCCAGGCCACCCGCGAACGCCGCGCCGCCGACCGCACCCTTGTCACCTGGGCCCGCGACAACGCCGCCGACCTGCGCCGCATCGCCGGCCAGATCACCGCTCTCACCGATCTCCCCACCGCCGCCCGTCTCCCGCTCAGCCAGCTCGACGCGGCCCTCGCCTACGACGACCCCGCCGCCCTCATCCACCCCCTGAACGCCGCCCGCCCCCACCTGACCACCACCCACCCCGACCTCGCCGCCCGACTCGACACCCTCACGGAGTCCGCCACAGCCCCGTCCGCCACCCCCGACTGA